A window of the Acidobacteriota bacterium genome harbors these coding sequences:
- a CDS encoding amino acid adenylation domain-containing protein codes for MLLHHLLDQAAQRRPEADAVRCDGESLSWGELYRRANGIAQALQETGLGRRDRVAVLLGKGLRVPASFYGALAAGGVLVPIDPKSPAEQIARILTATGASHLVTEPQRAKTVRQALDAMDQTGGLETPRVLGLETEDEPLPWSSLLEQAQDRPPEASVIDTDPVYILHTSGSTGVPKLIQHTHRSALSFAQWAAKEYSLTPDDRLSNHSSHHTCFATFDYYAAARAGACTVILTPAVMMMPPSLATLLERERVSVWYSVPTALVHLSLRGTLEERDLSALRWVLFAGETFPAKHLQRLMQQLPEARFSHVYGSTEVNVCTYYHLPDYHLPGSPTSDALPPDPLPIGRPCSNARALVVDGDLRPVADGEEGELLIRGSTVMSGYWGDPERNRQVLVRRPADGGLDETYFRTGDRVRVQEDGNLAFVARADLQIKVRGHRVELGEIETALLSLPGIEEAAAFALPDGESSWTLRAAVVVATGSDGRSDREIVAGLKQKLPLQALPARILRLPALPRTPTGKVDRKALRRQAEAEEAAQDG; via the coding sequence ATGCTTCTCCACCACTTGCTGGACCAGGCCGCCCAGCGGCGCCCGGAGGCCGACGCCGTGCGCTGCGACGGCGAATCCCTCAGCTGGGGCGAGCTCTACCGCCGGGCCAACGGCATTGCCCAGGCGCTGCAGGAGACCGGCCTCGGGCGGCGGGATCGGGTGGCGGTGCTCCTGGGCAAAGGCCTGCGGGTGCCGGCGAGCTTCTACGGAGCTCTGGCCGCCGGCGGCGTGCTGGTGCCCATCGACCCCAAATCCCCCGCGGAGCAAATCGCCCGCATCCTCACCGCCACCGGCGCCAGCCACCTGGTGACGGAGCCGCAACGGGCCAAGACGGTCCGCCAGGCTCTCGATGCGATGGACCAGACCGGAGGTCTCGAGACGCCGCGAGTCCTGGGGCTCGAGACGGAGGACGAGCCCCTTCCCTGGAGCAGCCTCCTGGAGCAGGCCCAGGACCGGCCGCCGGAGGCTTCCGTCATCGACACGGACCCGGTCTACATCCTCCACACCTCCGGCTCCACCGGCGTCCCCAAGCTCATCCAGCACACCCACCGCAGCGCCCTGAGCTTCGCCCAATGGGCGGCGAAGGAATACTCCCTGACCCCGGACGACCGGCTGAGCAACCACTCCTCCCACCACACCTGCTTCGCCACCTTCGACTACTACGCCGCCGCCCGCGCTGGCGCCTGCACCGTGATCCTGACCCCGGCGGTGATGATGATGCCGCCGAGCCTGGCGACGCTGCTGGAGCGGGAGCGGGTCTCCGTGTGGTACTCGGTGCCCACGGCGCTGGTCCACCTCTCCCTCCGGGGCACCCTCGAAGAACGCGACCTCAGCGCCCTGCGCTGGGTGCTCTTCGCCGGCGAAACCTTCCCCGCCAAGCACCTCCAGCGGCTGATGCAGCAACTCCCGGAGGCCCGCTTCAGCCACGTCTACGGCTCCACCGAAGTTAACGTCTGCACCTACTACCACCTGCCCGACTACCACCTACCCGGCTCTCCGACTTCCGACGCCCTTCCCCCCGATCCGCTGCCAATCGGGAGGCCGTGCTCCAACGCCCGTGCCCTGGTGGTGGACGGCGACCTTCGGCCGGTGGCGGACGGCGAGGAGGGGGAGCTGTTGATCCGCGGCTCGACGGTGATGTCCGGCTATTGGGGTGATCCGGAGCGCAACCGCCAGGTGCTGGTGCGCCGCCCCGCCGACGGCGGCTTGGACGAAACCTACTTCCGCACCGGCGACCGGGTGCGGGTGCAGGAGGACGGCAATCTGGCCTTCGTCGCCCGGGCCGATCTCCAGATCAAAGTGCGCGGCCACCGAGTCGAGCTGGGGGAGATCGAAACCGCGCTGCTCTCCCTCCCCGGCATCGAAGAGGCCGCCGCCTTCGCCCTCCCCGACGGCGAGAGCAGTTGGACCCTCCGCGCGGCGGTGGTGGTGGCCACCGGCAGCGACGGAAGGAGCGATCGGGAGATCGTCGCCGGTCTGAAGCAAAAGCTCCCGTTGCAGGCTCTGCCAGCCCGCATCCTGCGGCTGCCGGCACTGCCCCGAACCCCTACCGGCAAAGTCGACCGCAAGGCCTTGCGAAGGCAGGCCGAAGCGGAGGAGGCAGCCCAAGATGGCTGA
- a CDS encoding acyl carrier protein encodes MAERSTSSEQLDPREVESRIVAFIEGELLPPGSTIQPDDDLLSGEIIDSLGALRLADFVQEEFRFQLDPTEFVVENFQNVAVLTGFVCRTCTS; translated from the coding sequence ATGGCTGAGAGATCTACCAGCTCGGAGCAGCTCGACCCTCGAGAAGTCGAGAGCCGCATCGTCGCCTTCATCGAAGGCGAGCTGCTGCCGCCGGGGAGCACCATCCAGCCCGACGACGACCTGCTCTCCGGCGAGATCATCGACTCCCTAGGGGCCCTGCGGCTGGCGGACTTCGTCCAGGAAGAATTCCGCTTTCAGCTCGACCCCACCGAATTCGTGGTGGAGAACTTCCAGAACGTCGCCGTGCTCACCGGCTTCGTCTGCCGAACCTGCACCAGCTGA